A part of Bubalus bubalis isolate 160015118507 breed Murrah chromosome 6, NDDB_SH_1, whole genome shotgun sequence genomic DNA contains:
- the SELENBP1 gene encoding methanethiol oxidase has translation MATKCGKCGPGYPSPLEAMKGPREELVYLPCIYRNTGTEAPDYLATVDVNPKSPQYSQVIHRLPMPNLKDELHHSGWNTCSSCFGDSTKSRTKLVLPSLISSRVYVVDVATEPRAPKLHKVVEPKEIHAKCDLGYLHTSHCLSSGEVMISALGDPKGNGKGGFVLLDGETFEVKGTWEQPGGAAPMGYDFWYQPRHNVMISTEWAAPNVLRDGFNPADVEAGLYGQRLYVWDWQRHERVQTLTLQDGLIPLEIRFLHNPAADQGFVGCALGSNIQRFYKNQGGTWSVEKVIQVPSKKVKGWILPEMPSLITDILLSLDDRFLYFSNWLHGDLRQYDISDPKRPRLVGQIFLGGSIVKGGPVQVLEDQELTCQPEPLVVKGKQVAGGPQMIQLSLDGTRLYVTTSLYSAWDKQFYPDLIREGSVMLQIDVDTVRGGLKLNPNFLVDFGKEPLGPALAHELRYPGGDCSSDIWL, from the exons ATGG CGACCAAATGTGGGAAGTGTGGACCTGGCTACCCTTCCCCTCTGGAGGCCATGAAAG GACCCAGGGAGGAGCTTGTCTACCTGCCCTGCATTTACCGAAACACGGGCACTGAAGCCCCGGATTACCTGGCCACTGTGGACGTCAACCCCAAGTCTCCCCAGTATTCTCAG GTCATCCACCGGCTGCCCATGCCCAACCTGAAGGACGAACTGCATCACTCAGGATGGAACACCTGCAGCAGCTGCTTCGGGGACAGCACCAAGTCGCGCACCAAGCTGGTGCTGCCCAGCCTCATCTCCTCCCGAGTCTATGTGGTGGACGTGGCCACCGAGCCCCGTGCTCCAAAGCTGCACAAG GTCGTTGAGCCCAAGGAGATCCATGCCAAGTGTGACCTGGGCTACCTCCACACCAGCCACTGTCTGTCCAGTGGGGAGGTGATGATCAGTGCCCTGGGAGACCCCAAGGGCAATGGCAAAG GGGGTTTTGTGCTCCTGGATGGAGAGACATTTGAGGTGAAGGGGACGTGGGAGCAACCTGGAGGTGCTGCGCCTATGGGCTATGACTTCTGGTACCAACCTCGACACAATGTCATGATCAGTACTGAATGGGCAGCTCCCAATGTCTTACGAGATGGCTTCAACCCTGCTGATGTGGAGGCAG GGCTGTATGGACAACGCTTATACGTGTGGGACTGGCAGCGCCATGAGAGGGTGCAGACCCTGACTCTGCAGGACGGTCTCATCCCCCTGGAGATCCGCTTCCTACACAACCCGGCCGCTGACCAGGGCTTCGTGGGCTGTGCCCTTGGCTCCAACATCCAGCGCTTCTACAAGAACCAG GGAGGCACTTGGTCAGTGGAGAAGGTGATCCAGGTGCCCTCCAAGAAAGTGAAGGGTTGGATACTGCCTGAAATGCCAA gcCTGATCACTGACATCCTGCTGTCCCTGGACGACCGCTTCCTCTACTTCAGCAACTGGCTGCACGGGGACCTGCGACAGTATGACATCTCTGACCCCAAGAGGCCCCGCCTCGTGGGACAG ATCTTCCTCGGGGGCAGCATTGTTAAGGGAGGCCCTGTGCAGGTCTTGGAGGACCAGGAGCTAACGTGCCAGCCAGAGCCCCTGGTGGTCAAG GGGAAGCAAGTGGCTGGAGGTCCTCAGATGATCCAGCTCAGCTTGGATGGGACCCGTCTCTATGTTACCACATCGCTGTACAGTGCCTGGGACAAGCAGTTTTACCCTGATCTCATCAG GGAAGGCTCTGTGATGCTGCAGATCGACGTAGACACAGTAAGGGGAGGGCTGAAGTTGAACCCCAACTTCCTAGTGGATTTTGGGAAGGAGCCCCTTGGCCCAGCCCTGGCCCATGAGCTCCGCTACCCTGGGGGCGACTGCAGCTCTGACATCTGGCTCTGA
- the RFX5 gene encoding DNA-binding protein RFX5 produces MAEDEPNAKSPKTGGRTSSGSAEAGEPTTLLQRLRGTISKAVQNKVEAILQDVQKFSDNDKLYLYLQLPSGPSTGDKSSEPSTLSNEEYMYAYRWIRNHLEEHTDTCLPKQSVYDAYRKYCESLACCRPLSTANFGKIIREIFPDIKARRLGGRGQSKYCYSGIRRKTLVSMPPLPGLDLKGSESPEMGPEVTPAPRDELVEAACALTCDWAERILKRSFSSIVEVARFLLQQHLISARSAHAHVLKTVGLAEEDEHAPRERSSKSKNGVENLEGGSHKRPERQVQPPKELDPRAGAGPSARGERKKSAAESPAPVANNPQVNALVARLPLLLPRAPRSLIPPIRVSPPILAPKLSSGTLKMAALPLPSRAGGPQAAVPIINMILPTVPALPGPGPGPGQAPPGGLAQPRGAENREVGIGGDLGPHDKGVKRTAEVPVSEASGQDPPAKATKQDLDDTGSDAKRKRGRPRKKSGGSRERNSTPDKSAAAVDSAQSSRLPRETWASGGESNSAGGSGGPGPVGEAEKGVLAQGQEDGAVSKGGRGPSSRHAKEAEDKIPPVTPKVSVIRGSRSQKEALHLVRGEADTSIQGNKDLKGHVLPSSIPHERKDPKAAPP; encoded by the exons ATGGCAGAAGATGAACCTAATGCTAAGAGCCCAAAGACTGGGGGAAGGACTTCCTCAGGTAGTGCTGAGGCGGGGGAACCCACCACCCTTCTTCAGAGGCTCCGAGGTACCATTTC CAAGGCCGTGCAGAACAAAGTAGAGGCGATCCTG CAAGATGTACAGAAATTCTCAGACAATGACAAGCTGTATCTCTACCTTCAGCTCCCCTCGGGGCCCAGTACTGGAGACAAAAG CTCAGAGCCAAGTACACTCAGCAACGAGGAGTACATGTATGCTTACAGGTGGATCCGCAACCACCTAGAGGAGCATACCGACACCTGCCTGCCAAAACAAAGTGTTTATGATGCCTATCG GAAGTACTGCGAGAGCCTCGCGTGTTGCCGCCCACTCAGCACAGCCAACTTTGGCAAAATCATCAGAGAGATCTTCCCTGACATCAAGGCCCGAAGGCTTGGTGGCCGGGGCCAGTCCAA ATATTGCTACAGTGGCATACGAAGGAAGACCTTGGTATCTATGCCGCCCTTGCCCGGACTTGACCTAAAGGGCTCTGAGAGT CCAGAAATGGGCCCAGAAGTAACCCCAGCGCCTCGGGATGAGCTGGTGGAAGCAGCCTGTGCCTTGACCTGTGACTGGGCCGAGCGAATCCTGAAACGGTCCTTCAGTTCCATTGTTGAGGTTGCCCGCTTCCTGCTACAGCAGCATCTCATCTCTGCCCGATCTGCACACGCCCATGTGCTCAAAACTGTGGGACTCGCTG AAGAGGACGAACATGCCCCTCGGGAACGGTCATCTAAATCCAAGAATGGGGTAGAGAACCTGGAGGGCGGTTCTCATAAGAGACCAGAGAGACAGGTCCAG CCTCCTAAAGAGCTAGACCCCCGGGCTGGGGCTGGCCCCTCTGCACGTGGAGAGCGAAAGAAGAGTGCAGCGGAGAGCCCGGCGCCAGTAGCCAATAACCCGCAGGTTAATGCCCTAGTGGCACGGCTGCCTCTGCTCCTCCCCCGGGCCCCTCGCTCACTTATTCCGCCAATCCGAGTCTCTCCACCCATCTTGGCCCCCAAactttcttcaggcactctgaaaATGGCTGCACTGCCTCTGCCCAGTAGGGCTGGGGGACCCCAAGCAGCTGTTCCCATCATTAACATGATCTTACCAACGGTTCCTGCTTTGCCTGGACCTGGACCTGGGCCTGGGCAAGCTCCCCCTGGGGGGCTCGCTCAGCCAAGGGGTGCAGAGAACAGGGAAGTGGGCATAGGTGGTGACCTGGGACCCCATGACAAAGGTGTCAAGAGGACAGCTGAAGTGCCTGTGAGCGAAGCCAGTGGGCAGGACCCACCAGCTAAAGCCACAAAGCAAGATCTAGACGATACAGGAAGTGATGCCAAAAGAAAACGGGGGCGCCCTCGAAAAAAATCAGGTGGAAGTAGGGAAAGGAATTCTACCCCCGACAAATCAGCAGCTGCTGTGGACTCAGCCCAGTCCTCAAGGTTACCACGGGAGACATGGGCCTCTGGAGGGGAGAGCAACTCAGCTGGAGGGTCAGGGGGGCCAGGGCCAGTGGGAGAGGCTGAGAAGGGGgtgcttgcccaaggtcaggagGATGGCGCTGTTTCCAAAGGAGGAAGGGGCCCCAGTTCCCGTCATgccaaagaagcagaagataaaatTCCTCCTGTCACCCCCAAAGTGAGTGTCATCAGGGGCAGTAGAAGCCAAAAGGAGGCTCTTCATTTGGTCAGGGGAGAAGCAGACACCTCCATACAGGGTAATAAAGACTTAAAGGGGCATGTGCTTCCGAGCTCCATTCCCCATGAGCGGAAAGACCCCAAAGCAGCACCCCCATGA